A genomic segment from Leptospira ryugenii encodes:
- a CDS encoding EscU/YscU/HrcU family type III secretion system export apparatus switch protein: MNQELLKLDPYFQINLQLFAAADEGRTEPPSERRRREEREKGNVPKSQEVASTLVLLGGTAVIFLFGEKFIKDTAKFIKKYMAMGVSLDRFGAEEFRVMLGMVASDFLGLIWPILAVTVLFAIVGNVVQVGFLFTPRALAFRFDRVTPNFNRILPNRQTMFNLAKSLAKVILIGFISYILIAGDFLKILLTGNMGILESITLISYSGFKIMMTAGILLLAIAVSDFFFQKFEFEESLKQTPSEAKREAKDDGGDPILKNRRMQLARDMMQGNMLREVPKADVVITNPTHYSVALLYELGDAAPRVIAKGENRLALEIRRIARENDVPIVESPANARFLYHQVDVGKEIPNELFQAVANILFTLEKFKRKIGRT, translated from the coding sequence ATGAATCAGGAACTTTTGAAACTTGATCCATATTTCCAAATTAATCTCCAGCTATTTGCTGCTGCTGATGAAGGTAGAACTGAGCCTCCCAGTGAAAGAAGAAGGAGAGAAGAAAGGGAGAAAGGAAATGTACCAAAGTCTCAAGAGGTTGCCTCCACATTAGTATTATTAGGTGGGACTGCTGTAATTTTTCTATTTGGTGAAAAATTTATTAAAGATACTGCAAAATTTATTAAAAAGTATATGGCGATGGGTGTTTCGCTCGATAGGTTCGGAGCTGAGGAATTTCGAGTGATGCTAGGCATGGTTGCCTCGGATTTTTTAGGATTAATTTGGCCAATCTTGGCAGTTACTGTTTTATTTGCCATCGTAGGAAATGTTGTACAAGTAGGATTTTTATTTACCCCTAGAGCATTGGCATTTCGGTTTGATAGAGTTACACCAAACTTTAATCGTATTTTGCCTAATCGCCAAACAATGTTTAATTTAGCAAAGTCCTTAGCAAAGGTGATTTTGATTGGTTTTATTAGTTATATTTTGATTGCGGGCGACTTTTTAAAAATCCTACTCACTGGAAATATGGGTATTTTAGAATCCATCACTCTTATTTCCTATTCTGGATTTAAAATCATGATGACCGCAGGCATTCTACTATTGGCGATCGCAGTTAGTGATTTCTTTTTTCAAAAATTTGAATTTGAAGAGTCTTTGAAGCAAACGCCAAGTGAAGCGAAGCGAGAAGCAAAAGATGATGGTGGAGATCCAATCTTAAAAAACAGACGGATGCAGCTGGCAAGAGATATGATGCAGGGCAATATGCTTCGTGAAGTGCCAAAAGCAGATGTTGTCATCACCAATCCAACACATTACTCGGTAGCTCTTTTGTATGAATTAGGAGATGCAGCCCCTAGAGTCATAGCAAAAGGGGAAAATCGACTCGCACTCGAAATCAGAAGGATAGCCAGGGAAAATGATGTTCCCATTGTAGAAAGTCCAGCTAATGCCCGTTTTTTATACCACCAAGTGGATGTCGGCAAAGAGATTCCAAATGAACTATTCCAAGCTGTGGCGAACATTCTATTTACTCTTGAAAAATTTAAACGAAAAATAGGTAGGACATAA